The bacterium genome window below encodes:
- a CDS encoding MBL fold metallo-hydrolase, producing the protein MIITFLGHAAFLITSESGAKIVTDPYKSGCFNGGIQYTAITETVDIVTISHEHDDHNDTTLKGKPKYIRGPGKHEVKGITINGTEVFHDTSSGKERGKNTVFNMLVDSVHVVHLGDLGHKLSQADVDKIGKADILLIPVGGYFTIDAKTAWDVINALKPKIVIPMHYKTDKCGFPIAPVDDFITGRDVVSIDKELKIDHSRLPESMTVYVLKPTK; encoded by the coding sequence ATGATAATCACTTTCCTGGGTCATGCCGCCTTCCTGATCACCTCGGAAAGCGGGGCAAAGATAGTAACCGATCCATACAAGTCTGGCTGTTTTAACGGAGGTATCCAATATACAGCGATCACGGAAACCGTCGACATCGTTACGATTTCGCATGAGCATGATGATCACAATGATACAACACTAAAAGGAAAACCCAAATACATCCGGGGACCGGGCAAGCATGAGGTCAAAGGTATCACTATAAACGGCACCGAAGTCTTCCACGATACAAGCTCCGGGAAAGAGCGCGGTAAGAACACGGTATTCAACATGCTGGTCGACAGCGTGCATGTCGTGCACCTGGGCGACCTCGGTCACAAGCTATCTCAGGCCGATGTTGACAAGATCGGCAAAGCCGATATTTTGCTGATCCCGGTGGGCGGTTACTTTACCATCGATGCCAAAACGGCCTGGGATGTCATCAATGCACTCAAACCAAAGATCGTCATTCCGATGCATTACAAAACCGATAAATGCGGATTCCCAATCGCACCGGTGGACGACTTTATCACTGGCAGGGACGTGGTTTCGATCGACAAGGAGTTGAAGATCGACCATTCAAGGCTTCCCGAGTCGATGACGGTCTATGTCCTTAAGCCAACCAAATAA
- a CDS encoding T9SS type A sorting domain-containing protein — protein MAGQFCPTHTVKSLSIKYTLPQTGKVRISLYDVSGRLVKNLVDDVQKPGAYTRSCDTGDLGLSRGVYFVRLETDDRALVQKAIVVR, from the coding sequence ATGGCAGGTCAATTTTGTCCCACGCATACGGTAAAATCACTGTCCATCAAATACACACTGCCACAAACAGGAAAGGTGAGAATCTCGCTATATGACGTCTCGGGCAGGTTGGTGAAGAATCTGGTTGATGACGTTCAGAAACCGGGCGCATATACACGAAGCTGTGACACCGGTGATCTCGGCTTATCCAGGGGTGTATATTTTGTACGACTGGAGACAGATGACCGGGCGCTCGTTCAAAAGGCGATCGTGGTAAGGTAA